In Solanum lycopersicum chromosome 5, SLM_r2.1, the following are encoded in one genomic region:
- the LOC101261411 gene encoding uncharacterized protein isoform X5, with amino-acid sequence MAKFIDERSDGLEILSIGKLYTGLWDKKYWSSSRGKDRYPYPIGYNALRTQNGVSYKMEIHEGLNGPLFTISSTDRQSCSGQTPDIAWESFQKKGCQIKLLHGKRHSSKIDGVEFFGFKNTFVQRLLRELVANTRGTPEQNFLSSISLRNETSEAVNQTELTVSKTDPSLLTHTEKPQSTGKRNMKGRTNNIKSTANTSLKKPRRQNKSSDIKGLNPVQQEYGDHPPSFSSSKRSCNSSEALQESETLQTINEREKVLVTIVESFDKDDHLKVDNLISRGGSKHLNTKTEVPLEEVVANTSGTPEQNFLSSISLRNETSEAVNQTEHRVSETDPNLLTHVENPQSAGKRNRIGRANNIKSAANSSLKKPRRQNKSSDIKDLNSSQPEYGEHLPPFSSSKGSCNSSEALQESETLQTINEREEVVVPVVESFYKDDHLIVDSLSSQGGRKHLNTKTEVPLQELLANISGVSEQNLLLSNSLGKETSEAVNQTEHRGSKTDQNLLTHMAKPPRAGKRNSKGRTNNIKSAANVSLKKPRRQNKSSNIKASHSGQQEYGEHLPPFSSSKGSCNSAEALQESENLQTIIEREKVLVPVVESFDKNDHLIVDSLSSQEGRKHLNCETEKPVEEYTEVQKDGKLVIENQMTAEKDGESPVENGTQRNNDANLWAPDTLDHQSDESFSLTAEIVKDVAAAVSTNVPDSPIIGSRPESEMGTSSLEVNSQKSEPDSAGHEIANTMMTFLLPRALPLIRTYTRKKKNDTKSPVISIHNSQDENKKIGLYLDSTSVSELDKNSLLRQKKENASSPFRGCVPASTACSLAEAIVPDSFDNYESGYTPSQGLAQILQVAEVAKEDHSVQGLCTCRPEIVEPSKSDNLEEAACNGETGTERENDFLPRTHKFLQASRKEVSGSKSTGAIVTGSLTKIPLSGESMMQHVSLSESIICRDFRDDSVPESNTDIKAMHTSHFLQGSSSKQCQIEQSISTDEPHIEGRSLNFYTKERSTSTNGAPFYLASRSQDEEMDQMLDHIQTSKFLDSTATNSEGNLTKMLSRDQQSVRFTGHLLDKQNQKIIFSADTTEKKENNENANMEAQQDLKSESERSGVLKVIAGYAHPMPISSVLLRRQENDLYICVLCGQPLHEDRTIFMYKAPMEGEEKGCPSFIGQVSIRFQFSDGAFRGDIELDSAAVQLTPFGQSLVLFNSVIAPSCREGDIKCQCSLCALNIFEENAVKIMQIRNGYLSLITKLKTTLRVCCILVCPPDHLVAVEESGKLYVWVMNTNWSAETEKRCLLPPDCPPFSTMKLKRIPNSASLVLGYNGFGEFRLWDIKKCMLVSNFSAASTSVFQCLPVSLFRWQRKFTAPAGVTEEIINEITDVTKMSFLEKCDNRPFCLLEDKDVAIWVLISTAPDSNSSAYQSSDQQTDPDHWWRLALLVNNTMIMGNSLDPRATAIGYSAGHGIIGRSDGLVYTWELTTGKRLQTLHHFKDAAVSSIVSDNSSHRAVAIASDGGQLLVYLPC; translated from the exons GGAAAAGACCGCTATCCTTATCCTATTGGATACAATGCTCTTAGGACTCAAAATGGAGTCTCTTACAAAATGGAAATTCATGAAGGCCTCAATGGGCCATTATTTACG ATTAGTTCTACAGATAGGCAATCATGTAGTGGGCAAACTCCAGATATTGCATGGGAGAGTTTCCAGAAAAAAGGATGTCAAATAAAATTGTTGCATGGAAAGAGACACTCCAGTAAGATTGATGGTGTGGAG TTTTTCGGGTTCAAGAACACGTTTGTTCAGAGGTTACTCAGGGAATTGGTGGCAAATACCCGTGGAACGCCAGAGCAGAATTTCTTGTCGTCTATCTCTCTTAGAAATGAGACATCTGAGGCAGTAAACCAAACTGAACTCACGGTATCAAAAACAGATCCTAGTTTGCTAACACACACGGAAAAACCACAAAGTACTGGGAAGAGAAATATGAAAGGTAGAACCAATAATATCAAGTCAACTGCCAATACAAGTCTCAAAAAACCTCGACGTCAGAATAAAAGCAGCGATATCAAAGGTTTGAATCCCGTCCAACAAGAATATGGTGATCATCCGCCTTCCTTCTCCTCAAGTAAAAGGTCTTGCAATAGTTCAGAAGCATTGCAAGAGTCAGAGACCTTGCAAACAATaaatgagagagaaaaagtGCTGGTTACAATTGTAGAATCTTTTGACAAAGATGATCATCTGAAAGTGGATAACCTTATTTCTCGAGGAGGGAGTAAGCATTTGAATACGAAGACTGAAGTACCATTAGAAGAAGTGGTGGCAAATACCAGTGGAACGCCAGAGCAGAATTTCTTGTCATCTATCTCTCTTAGGAATGAAACATCTGAGGCAGTAAACCAAACTGAACACAGGGTATCAGAAACAGATCCTAATCTGCTAACACATGTGGAAAACCCACAAAGTGCTGGGAAGAGAAATAGGATAGGTAGAGCCAATAATATCAAGTCAGCTGCCAATAGCAGTCTCAAAAAACCTCGACGACAGAATAAAAGTAGTGACATCAAAGATTTGAATTCCAGCCAACCGGAATATGGTGAACATCTGCCTCCCTTCTCCTCAAGTAAAGGATCTTGCAATAGTTCAGAAGCATTGCAAGAGTCAGAGACCTTGCAAACAATTAATGAGAGAGAAGAAGTTGTGGTTCCAGTTGTAGAATCTTTTTATAAAGATGATCATCTGATAGTAGATAGTCTTAGTTCTCAAGGAGGGAGGAAGCATTTGAATACCAAGACTGAAGTACCATTACAAGAATTGTTGGCAAATATCAGTGGAGTGTCAGAGCAGAATCTCTTGTTGTCTAACTCTCTTGGAAAGGAGACATCCGAGGCAGTAAATCAAACAGAACACAGGGGATCAAAAACAGATCAAAATCTGCTAACTCACATGGCAAAACCACCAAGAGCTGGGAAGAGAAATAGTAAAGGTAGAACCAATAATATCAAGTCAGCTGCCAATGTCAGTCTCAAAAAACCTCGACGTCAGAATAAAAGTAGCAATATCAAAGCTTCGCATTCCGGCCAACAGGAATATGGCGAACATCTGCCTCCCTTTTCCTCAAGCAAAGGGTCTTGCAATAGTGCAGAAGCATTGCAAGAGTCAGAGAATTTGCAAACTATAATTGAGAGAGAAAAAGTTCTGGTTCCAGTTGTAGAATCTTTTGACAAAAATGATCATCTAATAGTAGATAGTCTTAGTTCTCAAGAAGGGAGGAAGCATTTAAATTGTGAGACTGAAAAACCAGTAGAAGAATATACTGAAGTACAAAAAGATGGAAAGCTG GTGATTGAGAACCAAATGACTGCAGAGAAGGATGGAGAATCACCGGTCGAGAATGGAACACAGAGAAATAATGATGCCAATCTTTGGGCACCTGATACTTTGGATCACCAATCAG ATGAATCTTTTAGTCTCACTGCAGAGATTGTGAAGGATGTTGCAGCTGCTGTTAGTACCAATGTTCCTGACTCTCCAATAATTGGTTCACGGCCAGAAAGTGAAATGGGTACATCTAGTTTGGAAGTGAATTCACAGAAAAGTGAGCCAGATTCTGCTGGACATGAAATAGCCAACACAATGATGACATTTCTGCTTCCTCGAGCACTTCCTTTGATTAGGACATAcactagaaagaaaaagaatgatacAAAATCACCAGTAATATCCATCCACAATTCTCAGGATGAAAATAAGAAGATTGGCCTCTATCTTGACTCCACATCTG TCAGTGAGCTTGACAAGAATTCACTGCTCAGacagaaaaaggaaaatgcCAGTTCTCCATTTCGAGGTTGTGTTCCAGCATCTACAGCTTGTTCCCTTGCAGAAGCTATTGTCCCTGATAGTTTTGATAATTATGAAAGTGGATATACTCCAAGTCAGGGGTTAGCTCAGATTCTACAAGTAGCTGAAGTTGCTAAAGAAGATCATAGTGTTCAAGGTTTATGTACCTGCAGACCTGAAATCGTGGAGCCATCAAAGAGTGATAATTTAGAAGAAGCAGCTTGCAATGGTGAAACAG GAACAGAAAGAGAAAATGACTTCTTACCAAGAACACATAAATTTCTTCAAGCATCAAGAAAGGAAGTTAGTGGAAGCAAAAGCACTGGAGCAATTGTCACTGGGAGCTTAACTAAGATTCCACTTTCTGGTGAATCAATGATGCAACATGTTTCTTTATCTGAAAGTATCATCTGCAGAGATTTCAGAGATGATTCTGTTCCAGAGTCAAATACGGACATAAAAGCAATGCACACCTCACATTTCTTACAAGGGAGCTCTTCTAAGCAGTGCCAAATAGAACAATCTATATCTACTGATGAACCCCATATTGAAGGACGGTCCCTTAACTTCTACACAAAAGAAAGATCCACTAGTACCAATGGTGCACCTTTTTACTTGGCCTCCAGATCACAAGATGAAGAAATGGATCAGATGTTAGACCATATTCAAACTTCAAAGTTTCTTGATTCAACTGCAACTAATTCTGAAGGCAACTTGACTAAAATGTTGTCCAGAGACCAACAATCTGTCAGGTTTACTGGTCATCTGTTAGATAAGCAAAACCAGAAGATAATTTTTTCTGCTGACACCACTGAGAAAAAGGAGAACAATGAGAATGCAAACATGGAAGCCCAGCAAGATTTAAAGTCTGAGAGTGAAAGAAGTGGTGTTCTCAAGGTTATTGCAGGCTATGCCCATCCCATGCCAATTTCATCAGTGCTATTAAGAAGACAAGAAAATGAtctatatatttgtgttttatGTGGTCAACCATTGCATGAGGATAGAACTATTTTCATGTACAAGGCCCCAATGGAAGGAGAAGAAAAGGGGTGCCCTTCTTTTATTGGTCAGGTTTCTATACGTTTCCAATTTTCAGATGGTGCCTTTCGTGGAGAT ATTGAACTGGACAGTGCTGCTGTGCAGTTGACACCATTTGGGCAATCACTTGTGTTGTTCAATAGTGTAATAGCCCCAAGCTGCAG GGAGGGTGATATAAAGTGCCAGTGCTCATTATGTGCTTTGAACATTTTCGAGGAAAATGCAGTAAAGATTATGCAAATTAGAAATGGTTATCTCTCTCTCATTACTAAACTGAAAACGACGCTAAGGGTCTGTTGTATATTGGTGTGTCCACCTGATCACCTAGTTGCTGTGGAAGAAAGTGGAAAGCTGTACGTATGGGTCATGAATACAAATTGGAG TGCGGAGACAGAAAAACGCTGTTTGCTGCCACCCGATTGCCCACCCTTTTCTACAATGAAATTGAAAAGAATACCAAATTCTGCTAGTTTGGTTCTTGGGTACAATGGTTTCGGGGAATTTAGACTATG GGATATAAAGAAGTGCATGCTTGTGTCAAACTTTTCTGCTGCCAGTACTTCTGTTTTCCAATGTCTTCCGGTCAGTCTTTTTAGATGGCAAAGAAAATTCACCGCTCCAGCGGGGGTCACTGAAGAGATTATTAACGAAATAACAGATGTCACAAAGATGTCTTTCTTGGAAAAGTGTGACAATCGACCCTTCTGCTTATTAGAGGATAAAGATGTGGCAATCTGGGTTCTCATTTCAACTGCTCCTGATTCAAATTCGTCTGCTTATCAATCTAGTGACCAGCAGACTGATCCAGATCATTGGTGGAGGCTCGCTCTATTGGTTAATAACACAATGATCATGGGAAATTCTCTAGATCCAAG GGCTACTGCAATTGGTTATTCAGCTGGTCATGGGATTATTGGGAGAAGTGATGGATTGGTCTATACATGGGAACTAACTACAGGGAAAAGGCTCCAAACTCTGCATCACTTCAAAG ATGCAGCTGTGTCATCCATTGTCTCCGATAATTCTAGTCATCGTGCAGTGGCCATAGCCAGCGATGGAGGTCAGTTGCTGGTATATTTGCCATGTTAA
- the LOC101261411 gene encoding uncharacterized protein isoform X6, translating into MAKFIDERSDGLEILSIGKLYTGLWDKKYWSSSRGKDRYPYPIGYNALRTQNGVSYKMEIHEGLNGPLFTISSTDRQSCSGQTPDIAWESFQKKGCQIKLLHGKRHSSKIDGVEFFGFKNTFVQRLLRELVANTRGTPEQNFLSSISLRNETSEAVNQTELTVSKTDPSLLTHTEKPQSTGKRNMKGRTNNIKSTANTSLKKPRRQNKSSDIKGLNPVQQEYGDHPPSFSSSKRSCNSSEALQESETLQTINEREKVLVTIVESFDKDDHLKVDNLISRGGSKHLNTKTEVPLEEVVANTSGTPEQNFLSSISLRNETSEAVNQTEHRVSETDPNLLTHVENPQSAGKRNRIGRANNIKSAANSSLKKPRRQNKSSDIKDLNSSQPEYGEHLPPFSSSKGSCNSSEALQESETLQTINEREEVVVPVVESFYKDDHLIVDSLSSQGGRKHLNTKTEVPLQELLANISGVSEQNLLLSNSLGKETSEAVNQTEHRGSKTDQNLLTHMAKPPRAGKRNSKGRTNNIKSAANVSLKKPRRQNKSSNIKASHSGQQEYGEHLPPFSSSKGSCNSAEALQESENLQTIIEREKVLVPVVESFDKNDHLIVDSLSSQEGRKHLNCETEKPVEEYTEVQKDGKLVIENQMTAEKDGESPVENGTQRNNDANLWAPDTLDHQSEIVKDVAAAVSTNVPDSPIIGSRPESEMGTSSLEVNSQKSEPDSAGHEIANTMMTFLLPRALPLIRTYTRKKKNDTKSPVISIHNSQDENKKIGLYLDSTSVSELDKNSLLRQKKENASSPFRGCVPASTACSLAEAIVPDSFDNYESGYTPSQGLAQILQVAEVAKEDHSVQGLCTCRPEIVEPSKSDNLEEAACNGETGTERENDFLPRTHKFLQASRKEVSGSKSTGAIVTGSLTKIPLSGESMMQHVSLSESIICRDFRDDSVPESNTDIKAMHTSHFLQGSSSKQCQIEQSISTDEPHIEGRSLNFYTKERSTSTNGAPFYLASRSQDEEMDQMLDHIQTSKFLDSTATNSEGNLTKMLSRDQQSVRFTGHLLDKQNQKIIFSADTTEKKENNENANMEAQQDLKSESERSGVLKVIAGYAHPMPISSVLLRRQENDLYICVLCGQPLHEDRTIFMYKAPMEGEEKGCPSFIGQVSIRFQFSDGAFRGDIELDSAAVQLTPFGQSLVLFNSVIAPSCREGDIKCQCSLCALNIFEENAVKIMQIRNGYLSLITKLKTTLRVCCILVCPPDHLVAVEESGKLYVWVMNTNWSAETEKRCLLPPDCPPFSTMKLKRIPNSASLVLGYNGFGEFRLWDIKKCMLVSNFSAASTSVFQCLPVSLFRWQRKFTAPAGVTEEIINEITDVTKMSFLEKCDNRPFCLLEDKDVAIWVLISTAPDSNSSAYQSSDQQTDPDHWWRLALLVNNTMIMGNSLDPRATAIGYSAGHGIIGRSDGLVYTWELTTGKRLQTLHHFKDAAVSSIVSDNSSHRAVAIASDGGQLLVYLPC; encoded by the exons GGAAAAGACCGCTATCCTTATCCTATTGGATACAATGCTCTTAGGACTCAAAATGGAGTCTCTTACAAAATGGAAATTCATGAAGGCCTCAATGGGCCATTATTTACG ATTAGTTCTACAGATAGGCAATCATGTAGTGGGCAAACTCCAGATATTGCATGGGAGAGTTTCCAGAAAAAAGGATGTCAAATAAAATTGTTGCATGGAAAGAGACACTCCAGTAAGATTGATGGTGTGGAG TTTTTCGGGTTCAAGAACACGTTTGTTCAGAGGTTACTCAGGGAATTGGTGGCAAATACCCGTGGAACGCCAGAGCAGAATTTCTTGTCGTCTATCTCTCTTAGAAATGAGACATCTGAGGCAGTAAACCAAACTGAACTCACGGTATCAAAAACAGATCCTAGTTTGCTAACACACACGGAAAAACCACAAAGTACTGGGAAGAGAAATATGAAAGGTAGAACCAATAATATCAAGTCAACTGCCAATACAAGTCTCAAAAAACCTCGACGTCAGAATAAAAGCAGCGATATCAAAGGTTTGAATCCCGTCCAACAAGAATATGGTGATCATCCGCCTTCCTTCTCCTCAAGTAAAAGGTCTTGCAATAGTTCAGAAGCATTGCAAGAGTCAGAGACCTTGCAAACAATaaatgagagagaaaaagtGCTGGTTACAATTGTAGAATCTTTTGACAAAGATGATCATCTGAAAGTGGATAACCTTATTTCTCGAGGAGGGAGTAAGCATTTGAATACGAAGACTGAAGTACCATTAGAAGAAGTGGTGGCAAATACCAGTGGAACGCCAGAGCAGAATTTCTTGTCATCTATCTCTCTTAGGAATGAAACATCTGAGGCAGTAAACCAAACTGAACACAGGGTATCAGAAACAGATCCTAATCTGCTAACACATGTGGAAAACCCACAAAGTGCTGGGAAGAGAAATAGGATAGGTAGAGCCAATAATATCAAGTCAGCTGCCAATAGCAGTCTCAAAAAACCTCGACGACAGAATAAAAGTAGTGACATCAAAGATTTGAATTCCAGCCAACCGGAATATGGTGAACATCTGCCTCCCTTCTCCTCAAGTAAAGGATCTTGCAATAGTTCAGAAGCATTGCAAGAGTCAGAGACCTTGCAAACAATTAATGAGAGAGAAGAAGTTGTGGTTCCAGTTGTAGAATCTTTTTATAAAGATGATCATCTGATAGTAGATAGTCTTAGTTCTCAAGGAGGGAGGAAGCATTTGAATACCAAGACTGAAGTACCATTACAAGAATTGTTGGCAAATATCAGTGGAGTGTCAGAGCAGAATCTCTTGTTGTCTAACTCTCTTGGAAAGGAGACATCCGAGGCAGTAAATCAAACAGAACACAGGGGATCAAAAACAGATCAAAATCTGCTAACTCACATGGCAAAACCACCAAGAGCTGGGAAGAGAAATAGTAAAGGTAGAACCAATAATATCAAGTCAGCTGCCAATGTCAGTCTCAAAAAACCTCGACGTCAGAATAAAAGTAGCAATATCAAAGCTTCGCATTCCGGCCAACAGGAATATGGCGAACATCTGCCTCCCTTTTCCTCAAGCAAAGGGTCTTGCAATAGTGCAGAAGCATTGCAAGAGTCAGAGAATTTGCAAACTATAATTGAGAGAGAAAAAGTTCTGGTTCCAGTTGTAGAATCTTTTGACAAAAATGATCATCTAATAGTAGATAGTCTTAGTTCTCAAGAAGGGAGGAAGCATTTAAATTGTGAGACTGAAAAACCAGTAGAAGAATATACTGAAGTACAAAAAGATGGAAAGCTG GTGATTGAGAACCAAATGACTGCAGAGAAGGATGGAGAATCACCGGTCGAGAATGGAACACAGAGAAATAATGATGCCAATCTTTGGGCACCTGATACTTTGGATCACCAATCAG AGATTGTGAAGGATGTTGCAGCTGCTGTTAGTACCAATGTTCCTGACTCTCCAATAATTGGTTCACGGCCAGAAAGTGAAATGGGTACATCTAGTTTGGAAGTGAATTCACAGAAAAGTGAGCCAGATTCTGCTGGACATGAAATAGCCAACACAATGATGACATTTCTGCTTCCTCGAGCACTTCCTTTGATTAGGACATAcactagaaagaaaaagaatgatacAAAATCACCAGTAATATCCATCCACAATTCTCAGGATGAAAATAAGAAGATTGGCCTCTATCTTGACTCCACATCTG TCAGTGAGCTTGACAAGAATTCACTGCTCAGacagaaaaaggaaaatgcCAGTTCTCCATTTCGAGGTTGTGTTCCAGCATCTACAGCTTGTTCCCTTGCAGAAGCTATTGTCCCTGATAGTTTTGATAATTATGAAAGTGGATATACTCCAAGTCAGGGGTTAGCTCAGATTCTACAAGTAGCTGAAGTTGCTAAAGAAGATCATAGTGTTCAAGGTTTATGTACCTGCAGACCTGAAATCGTGGAGCCATCAAAGAGTGATAATTTAGAAGAAGCAGCTTGCAATGGTGAAACAG GAACAGAAAGAGAAAATGACTTCTTACCAAGAACACATAAATTTCTTCAAGCATCAAGAAAGGAAGTTAGTGGAAGCAAAAGCACTGGAGCAATTGTCACTGGGAGCTTAACTAAGATTCCACTTTCTGGTGAATCAATGATGCAACATGTTTCTTTATCTGAAAGTATCATCTGCAGAGATTTCAGAGATGATTCTGTTCCAGAGTCAAATACGGACATAAAAGCAATGCACACCTCACATTTCTTACAAGGGAGCTCTTCTAAGCAGTGCCAAATAGAACAATCTATATCTACTGATGAACCCCATATTGAAGGACGGTCCCTTAACTTCTACACAAAAGAAAGATCCACTAGTACCAATGGTGCACCTTTTTACTTGGCCTCCAGATCACAAGATGAAGAAATGGATCAGATGTTAGACCATATTCAAACTTCAAAGTTTCTTGATTCAACTGCAACTAATTCTGAAGGCAACTTGACTAAAATGTTGTCCAGAGACCAACAATCTGTCAGGTTTACTGGTCATCTGTTAGATAAGCAAAACCAGAAGATAATTTTTTCTGCTGACACCACTGAGAAAAAGGAGAACAATGAGAATGCAAACATGGAAGCCCAGCAAGATTTAAAGTCTGAGAGTGAAAGAAGTGGTGTTCTCAAGGTTATTGCAGGCTATGCCCATCCCATGCCAATTTCATCAGTGCTATTAAGAAGACAAGAAAATGAtctatatatttgtgttttatGTGGTCAACCATTGCATGAGGATAGAACTATTTTCATGTACAAGGCCCCAATGGAAGGAGAAGAAAAGGGGTGCCCTTCTTTTATTGGTCAGGTTTCTATACGTTTCCAATTTTCAGATGGTGCCTTTCGTGGAGAT ATTGAACTGGACAGTGCTGCTGTGCAGTTGACACCATTTGGGCAATCACTTGTGTTGTTCAATAGTGTAATAGCCCCAAGCTGCAG GGAGGGTGATATAAAGTGCCAGTGCTCATTATGTGCTTTGAACATTTTCGAGGAAAATGCAGTAAAGATTATGCAAATTAGAAATGGTTATCTCTCTCTCATTACTAAACTGAAAACGACGCTAAGGGTCTGTTGTATATTGGTGTGTCCACCTGATCACCTAGTTGCTGTGGAAGAAAGTGGAAAGCTGTACGTATGGGTCATGAATACAAATTGGAG TGCGGAGACAGAAAAACGCTGTTTGCTGCCACCCGATTGCCCACCCTTTTCTACAATGAAATTGAAAAGAATACCAAATTCTGCTAGTTTGGTTCTTGGGTACAATGGTTTCGGGGAATTTAGACTATG GGATATAAAGAAGTGCATGCTTGTGTCAAACTTTTCTGCTGCCAGTACTTCTGTTTTCCAATGTCTTCCGGTCAGTCTTTTTAGATGGCAAAGAAAATTCACCGCTCCAGCGGGGGTCACTGAAGAGATTATTAACGAAATAACAGATGTCACAAAGATGTCTTTCTTGGAAAAGTGTGACAATCGACCCTTCTGCTTATTAGAGGATAAAGATGTGGCAATCTGGGTTCTCATTTCAACTGCTCCTGATTCAAATTCGTCTGCTTATCAATCTAGTGACCAGCAGACTGATCCAGATCATTGGTGGAGGCTCGCTCTATTGGTTAATAACACAATGATCATGGGAAATTCTCTAGATCCAAG GGCTACTGCAATTGGTTATTCAGCTGGTCATGGGATTATTGGGAGAAGTGATGGATTGGTCTATACATGGGAACTAACTACAGGGAAAAGGCTCCAAACTCTGCATCACTTCAAAG ATGCAGCTGTGTCATCCATTGTCTCCGATAATTCTAGTCATCGTGCAGTGGCCATAGCCAGCGATGGAGGTCAGTTGCTGGTATATTTGCCATGTTAA